The sequence CTCCAGCAGGAACGCGATCCGCAGAAGCGTGCGCTGCTCTACGTGTTCCCGCAGCATTTCGCGGCGCTCAAGGAGCCGCTGGGCGCGTTCCTCAACAAGGTCTTCGCACCTTCGCGCTTCGAAGAGCAGCCGATGGTGCGCGGCGTGTACTTCACCAGCGGCACGCAGGAAGGCAGCCCGATCGACCGCATCATGGGCGGCCTCGCGCGCGCGCTGCGCCTCGACCGGCGCCTGCTCGCACCGCAGCGCCCGAGCGGCAAGAGCTTCTTCATCACGCGGCTCTTCAACGACGTCATCTTCGAAGAGTCCGGCATCGCCGGCACCAACCTCAAATGGGAGCGGCGCCGCGGCCTGCTGCAGTGGGGAACGATCGCGCTGCTCGCGCTGCTCTCGATCGGCGCCATGGCCGCGTGGGGCGTGAGCTACGTGCGCAACAAGGCGTACGTCGCCGACGTCGACGCGCGCATCAAGGCGGTGGAAGAGCAGGTCGCGCAGTTGAAAGCGACGCAGAGCGCCGACCTGGTCGAGCTGCTGCCCCCGTTGCGCTCGCTGCGCCGGATCGCCACGCTGCCCGAGAATTCGGCGCAAGTGCCGACCTCGATGACGTTCGGGCTCTACCAGGGTGAGAAGCTCGACGCCGCGGCGGAGCTCGCGTACCGCCGTCTGCTCCAGGACGTCTTCCTGCCGCGCGTCGCGATGCGCATCGAAGGCAGGCTGCGCTCGGGGCAGCAGAACATCGAGCTCCTGTACGAAGCGCTGAAGGCGTACATCATGCTCTCGGAGCCGCGCTATTTCGACGCCGCCGCGCTGAAGGCATTCGTGACGGCCGAATGGGAAGGCAGCCTTCCCCGCGACGTGACCGTCGAGCAGCGCCGCGAGCTCGAGCTGCACCTCGACAACCTGCTCGCGCTGGGCGGCGTGTCGCTGCCGGTGCAGCCCGACAAGAACCTGATCGCGCAGGCGCGCGACACGATCTCGCGCATACCGATCGCGCAGCGCATCTACAACCGGCTGAAGCATCAGGGCGCGGGTTCCGACCTGCCCGAGTTCACCATCGCCAGGGCCGCCGGTCCTTCGGCCTCGATCGTGTTCGTGCGCGCGAGCGGGCAGCCGCTCACCAAGGGCGTGCCGGGGTTCTACAGCTACGACGGCTATCACAAGGCGTTCCAGCGCGCGGCCGAGCAGGTGACCTCGCAGCTCGCGCAGGAAGAGCCTTGGGTGCTCGGAACCGACCAGCAGAGCGCCGCGCAGCGCATCGCCGACACGGCGGGCGGCCGGCCTCAGCTCATGAACGCGGTGAAGCGGCTCTATCTCGAGGAGTACGCGAGGACGTGGAGCCAGTTCGTGCAGGACATCAAGCTCGTGCGCGCGTCCGACCTGCAGCAGAGCGTCAACATCGCGCGCGTGCTGTCGGCGCCCGATTCGCCGCTGCCGCCGCTCATGCGCGGCATCGTCAAGGAGACCACCCTCGGCAAGGAAGAAGGCGCCGACAAGCCCGGCGACAAGTCGGTCGTCGACAAGGCGACCGAAGCGATCAAGCAGAAGCGCGACGACTTAGTGAAGTTACTGGGCCAGGCGCCCGATCCCACGCCCGCCGGTCCGCAGCGTATCGAGAGCATCGTCGACGACCAGTTCGCCGCCCTGCGCCGTATGGTGCGCGCGCCGGCCGCGGGAGCCCCGGCGCCGATCGACGGCACCGTGGCCCTCATCAACGAAGCGTACCAACAGATGGTCGCGACGCAGGCCGCGGTCAACGCGGGCGGACCGCCGCCCCCGCCGTCCGGCGTGGCCGACAAGATCAAGGCCGAGACCGGGCGCCTGCCGGAGCCGCTGCAGTCGATGCTCACCACTCTCGCGACGGGCGCGGTCAAGCAGGTCGCGGAGAAAACCCGCAGCAACCTTTCGCAGAGCGTCACCGCATCGATCACCGATTTCTGCACGCGCGCGATCAACGGTCGCTATCCGTTCGTGAAGAGCAGCGCGACCGACGTCACGCGCGACGACTTCACGCGGCTCTTCGCGCCCAACGGGCTGCTCGACGACTTCTTCCAGAAGAACCTCGCGGCGCTGGTCGACACCTCGTCGCGGCCGTGGAAGTTCAGGAAGATCGCCGACGTGCCGGTCGCGGACTCGGCGAGCCTCGTGCAGTTCCAGCGCGCCGCGACCATCCGCGACGTGTTCTTCCGCGGCGGGCAGACGCCTTCGATACGCTTCGACATGAAACCGGTCGGGCTCGATG is a genomic window of Burkholderiales bacterium containing:
- the tssM gene encoding type VI secretion system membrane subunit TssM; this encodes MKFLRMIFNRRVMAVLGLIALALIIWFVGPLIAIGTWRPLDSEIVRAIVILLLVLFFVARWAWRMYQAKQKNKQLTEGIVAQAEETSKGAAAAQAGTQEVALLKQRFEQAVATLRESKQKKSGKFSSLMGGQFLYELPWYMFIGAPGSGKTTALVNSGLHFPLAEKFGQEAIAGVGGTRNCDWWFTEDAVLLDTAGRYTTQESDRDVDSAAWAGFLKLLSKYRPRRPINGALVTISVADLLQQSAADMETHSRALRTRVQELHEQLNVRFPIYVLISKTDLLPGFMEFFGDLPREDREQVWGTTFQLAGKEGNVLAELNQRFEALEKRINDRLIEKLQQERDPQKRALLYVFPQHFAALKEPLGAFLNKVFAPSRFEEQPMVRGVYFTSGTQEGSPIDRIMGGLARALRLDRRLLAPQRPSGKSFFITRLFNDVIFEESGIAGTNLKWERRRGLLQWGTIALLALLSIGAMAAWGVSYVRNKAYVADVDARIKAVEEQVAQLKATQSADLVELLPPLRSLRRIATLPENSAQVPTSMTFGLYQGEKLDAAAELAYRRLLQDVFLPRVAMRIEGRLRSGQQNIELLYEALKAYIMLSEPRYFDAAALKAFVTAEWEGSLPRDVTVEQRRELELHLDNLLALGGVSLPVQPDKNLIAQARDTISRIPIAQRIYNRLKHQGAGSDLPEFTIARAAGPSASIVFVRASGQPLTKGVPGFYSYDGYHKAFQRAAEQVTSQLAQEEPWVLGTDQQSAAQRIADTAGGRPQLMNAVKRLYLEEYARTWSQFVQDIKLVRASDLQQSVNIARVLSAPDSPLPPLMRGIVKETTLGKEEGADKPGDKSVVDKATEAIKQKRDDLVKLLGQAPDPTPAGPQRIESIVDDQFAALRRMVRAPAAGAPAPIDGTVALINEAYQQMVATQAAVNAGGPPPPPSGVADKIKAETGRLPEPLQSMLTTLATGAVKQVAEKTRSNLSQSVTASITDFCTRAINGRYPFVKSSATDVTRDDFTRLFAPNGLLDDFFQKNLAALVDTSSRPWKFRKIADVPVADSASLVQFQRAATIRDVFFRGGQTPSIRFDMKPVGLDASLTQVVIDVDGQNLKYAHGPQVPMSIQWPGPKGTQQVRLQATAAGGAPAGNLLFEGPWALLRLLDKAQMQPTSQPEKMLATFTLDGRKAQFEVISGSVQNPLKLSELEQFRCPGKL